One region of Molothrus aeneus isolate 106 chromosome 1, BPBGC_Maene_1.0, whole genome shotgun sequence genomic DNA includes:
- the FZD6 gene encoding frizzled-6 isoform X2: MNLHCSPDVHTFLCRAFVPACLDQIHVIHPCRSLCEKVYSDCKQLMDTFGIAWPEELECTRLINCDEAAPATAAVTTNIHGTQKTPSQIRRDYGFWCPRHLHTTNGQGYKFLGIDQCAPPCPNMYFKNYELDVAKSFIGIVSIFCLCATLFTFLTFLIDVKRFRYPERPIIYYSVCYSIVSLMYFIGFLLGNRTACNEADEKLEIGETVVLGSQNKACTVLFMVLYFFTMAGTIWWVILTITWFLAAGRKWSCEAIAQKAMWFHAVAWGIPGFLTIMLLAMNKVEGDNISGVCFVGLYDLDASLYFVLLPLCLCVFFGLSLLLAGIISLNHVRQVIQHDGRNQEKLKKFMIRIGVFSGLYLVPLVALLGCYVYELVNRKIWETTWVFDHCDQYHIPCPYQAKALARPEIFLFLMKYLLTLIVGISPVFWVGSKKTCSEWANFFNRNRKRDPISESRRVLQESCEFFLRHNSKVKHKKKHYKSTSHRLKVISKSMGTSTSGTTNHGTSAVAITNHDYLSQETVAEIKSSPETSEKEMEADGASARRVEEGETSGDQMFPSAKLTVDQLERRNKADSTCHMSTLAESIKRVGEGRITPKNDFSESPSLQRSCSQIPDVPQSPSISLLVYSASDTRRELDSGNSSNP; this comes from the exons ATGAATCTTCACTGTTCACCAGACGTccacacatttctgtgcagagCCTTTGTCCCAGCCTGCCTAGATCAGATTCACGTGATTCACCCCTGTCGAAGCCTCTGTGAGAAAGTGTATTCTGACTGCAAGCAGTTGATGGATACTTTTGGAATTGCATGGCCTGAAGAGCTTGAATGTACCAG GTTAATCAACTGTgatgaggctgctcctgccactgctgctgtaaCCACAAACATACATGGAACTCAGAAGACCCCAAGCCAGATCCGAAGGGATTATGGATTCTGGTGTCCCCGACACCTACACACTACCAATGGACAAGGCTACAAGTTTCTAGGAATTGATCAGTGTGCACCCCCATGTCCCAATATGTACTTCAAGAATTATGAATTGGATGTGGCAAAAAGTTTTATTGGAATAGTTTCAATCTTTTGTCTTTGTGCTACACTGTTCACGTTCCTAACTTTTCTGATTGATGTTAAAAGGTTTAGATACCCAGAGAGGCCAATCATCTATTATTCTGTCTGTTACAGCATAGTCTCTCTAATGTACTTTATTGGATTTTTACTTGGGAACAGAACTGCCTGTAATGAGGCAGATGAGAAGTTAGAAATTGGTGAAACAGTTGTTCTTGGCTCCCAGAACAAAGCCTGTACTGTCCTTTTCATGGTTTTGTACTTTTTCACTATGGCAGGAACTATATGGTGGGTGATTCTGACCATCACTTGGTTCCttgcagcaggaagaaaatgGAGCTGTGAAGCTATTGCACAGAAGGCCATGTGGTTCCATGCAGTTGCCTGGGGAATACCTGGTTTTCTAACCATTATGCTCCTTGCAATGAACAAAGTGGAAGGGGACAATATCAGTGGAGTTTGTTTTGTGGGTCTCTACGACCTGGATGCCTCGCTGTACTTCGTGCTTTTGCCgctgtgcctctgtgtgtttttcggtctctctctccttttagcTGGCATCATTTCTCTGAACCACGTGCGGCAGGTCATTCAGCACGACGGCAGGAACCAGGAGAAGCTCAAGAAGTTCATGATCCGAATTGGAGTTTTCAGTGGGTTGTACTTGGTGCCTCTTGTAGCCCTTCTCGGATGTTACGTTTATGAACTGGTGAATCGGAAGATCTGGGAAACTACTTGGGTGTTTGACCACTGTGACCAGTACCATATTCCTTGCCCTTATCAG GCAAAAGCACTAGCAagaccagaaatatttttgtttctgatgaAATACTTGCTGACATTAATTGTTGGCATATCTCCAGTGTTCTGGGTGGGAAGTAAAAAGACCTGCTCTGAATGGGCCAATTTCTTCAACAGAAACCGCAAAAGAga TCCAATCAGTGAGAGTCGAAGAGTGCTGCAAGAATCATGTGAATTTTTCTTGAGGCACAATTCCAAAGTTAAACATAAAAAGAAGCACTACAAGTCAACTTCACACAGACTGAAAGTCATTTCAAAGTCAATGGGGACCAGTACAAGTGGCACAACAAATCATGGAACTTCTGCAGTAGCAATCACTAATCATGATTACTTGAGCCAAGAAACTGTGGCAGAAATTAAAAGCTCTCCAGAGACATCTGAGAAGGAGATGGAGGCAGATGGAGCATCCGCCCGAAGAGTGGAGGAAGGTGAAACCAGCGGAGATCAGATGTTCCCCAGTGCTAAACTGACCGTGGATCAGctggaaaggagaaacaaagcAGACAGCACCTGCCATATGAGTACTTTGGCTGAGAGTATTAAGAGAGTAGGTGAAGGAAG AATAACTCCTAAAAATGATTTTAGTGAATCTCCTTCACTACAAAGGAGCTGTTCCCAAATACCTGATGTCCCACAGTCACCTTCCATATCACTACTTGTCTACTCAGCTTCAGACACGAGAAGAGAGTTGGATTCAGGAAACAGTTCTAATCCTTGA
- the FZD6 gene encoding frizzled-6 isoform X1 yields MGALVFSATCSLLLALVQGHSLFTCEPITISRCSGMPYNMTFFPNLMGHYDQDTAARKMDPFLILMNLHCSPDVHTFLCRAFVPACLDQIHVIHPCRSLCEKVYSDCKQLMDTFGIAWPEELECTRLINCDEAAPATAAVTTNIHGTQKTPSQIRRDYGFWCPRHLHTTNGQGYKFLGIDQCAPPCPNMYFKNYELDVAKSFIGIVSIFCLCATLFTFLTFLIDVKRFRYPERPIIYYSVCYSIVSLMYFIGFLLGNRTACNEADEKLEIGETVVLGSQNKACTVLFMVLYFFTMAGTIWWVILTITWFLAAGRKWSCEAIAQKAMWFHAVAWGIPGFLTIMLLAMNKVEGDNISGVCFVGLYDLDASLYFVLLPLCLCVFFGLSLLLAGIISLNHVRQVIQHDGRNQEKLKKFMIRIGVFSGLYLVPLVALLGCYVYELVNRKIWETTWVFDHCDQYHIPCPYQAKALARPEIFLFLMKYLLTLIVGISPVFWVGSKKTCSEWANFFNRNRKRDPISESRRVLQESCEFFLRHNSKVKHKKKHYKSTSHRLKVISKSMGTSTSGTTNHGTSAVAITNHDYLSQETVAEIKSSPETSEKEMEADGASARRVEEGETSGDQMFPSAKLTVDQLERRNKADSTCHMSTLAESIKRVGEGRITPKNDFSESPSLQRSCSQIPDVPQSPSISLLVYSASDTRRELDSGNSSNP; encoded by the exons CCTTTCCTTATTCTTATGAATCTTCACTGTTCACCAGACGTccacacatttctgtgcagagCCTTTGTCCCAGCCTGCCTAGATCAGATTCACGTGATTCACCCCTGTCGAAGCCTCTGTGAGAAAGTGTATTCTGACTGCAAGCAGTTGATGGATACTTTTGGAATTGCATGGCCTGAAGAGCTTGAATGTACCAG GTTAATCAACTGTgatgaggctgctcctgccactgctgctgtaaCCACAAACATACATGGAACTCAGAAGACCCCAAGCCAGATCCGAAGGGATTATGGATTCTGGTGTCCCCGACACCTACACACTACCAATGGACAAGGCTACAAGTTTCTAGGAATTGATCAGTGTGCACCCCCATGTCCCAATATGTACTTCAAGAATTATGAATTGGATGTGGCAAAAAGTTTTATTGGAATAGTTTCAATCTTTTGTCTTTGTGCTACACTGTTCACGTTCCTAACTTTTCTGATTGATGTTAAAAGGTTTAGATACCCAGAGAGGCCAATCATCTATTATTCTGTCTGTTACAGCATAGTCTCTCTAATGTACTTTATTGGATTTTTACTTGGGAACAGAACTGCCTGTAATGAGGCAGATGAGAAGTTAGAAATTGGTGAAACAGTTGTTCTTGGCTCCCAGAACAAAGCCTGTACTGTCCTTTTCATGGTTTTGTACTTTTTCACTATGGCAGGAACTATATGGTGGGTGATTCTGACCATCACTTGGTTCCttgcagcaggaagaaaatgGAGCTGTGAAGCTATTGCACAGAAGGCCATGTGGTTCCATGCAGTTGCCTGGGGAATACCTGGTTTTCTAACCATTATGCTCCTTGCAATGAACAAAGTGGAAGGGGACAATATCAGTGGAGTTTGTTTTGTGGGTCTCTACGACCTGGATGCCTCGCTGTACTTCGTGCTTTTGCCgctgtgcctctgtgtgtttttcggtctctctctccttttagcTGGCATCATTTCTCTGAACCACGTGCGGCAGGTCATTCAGCACGACGGCAGGAACCAGGAGAAGCTCAAGAAGTTCATGATCCGAATTGGAGTTTTCAGTGGGTTGTACTTGGTGCCTCTTGTAGCCCTTCTCGGATGTTACGTTTATGAACTGGTGAATCGGAAGATCTGGGAAACTACTTGGGTGTTTGACCACTGTGACCAGTACCATATTCCTTGCCCTTATCAG GCAAAAGCACTAGCAagaccagaaatatttttgtttctgatgaAATACTTGCTGACATTAATTGTTGGCATATCTCCAGTGTTCTGGGTGGGAAGTAAAAAGACCTGCTCTGAATGGGCCAATTTCTTCAACAGAAACCGCAAAAGAga TCCAATCAGTGAGAGTCGAAGAGTGCTGCAAGAATCATGTGAATTTTTCTTGAGGCACAATTCCAAAGTTAAACATAAAAAGAAGCACTACAAGTCAACTTCACACAGACTGAAAGTCATTTCAAAGTCAATGGGGACCAGTACAAGTGGCACAACAAATCATGGAACTTCTGCAGTAGCAATCACTAATCATGATTACTTGAGCCAAGAAACTGTGGCAGAAATTAAAAGCTCTCCAGAGACATCTGAGAAGGAGATGGAGGCAGATGGAGCATCCGCCCGAAGAGTGGAGGAAGGTGAAACCAGCGGAGATCAGATGTTCCCCAGTGCTAAACTGACCGTGGATCAGctggaaaggagaaacaaagcAGACAGCACCTGCCATATGAGTACTTTGGCTGAGAGTATTAAGAGAGTAGGTGAAGGAAG AATAACTCCTAAAAATGATTTTAGTGAATCTCCTTCACTACAAAGGAGCTGTTCCCAAATACCTGATGTCCCACAGTCACCTTCCATATCACTACTTGTCTACTCAGCTTCAGACACGAGAAGAGAGTTGGATTCAGGAAACAGTTCTAATCCTTGA